One region of Tachysurus vachellii isolate PV-2020 chromosome 11, HZAU_Pvac_v1, whole genome shotgun sequence genomic DNA includes:
- the unc45b gene encoding protein unc-45 homolog B — protein MGEMGDPVQLKEEGNKHFQAGEIDKAIEFYTKAIKVCKEKNAQAVIYRNRAACFLKKENYSNAASDATKAIDVDASDIKALFRRCQALEKLGKLDMAFKDVQRCSTLEPKNKTFLETLRRLGAQIQQKLKTTFSTDSRVQNMFDILLSDETDKDKKEKAANNLIVLARDDAGCERIFQNNGVALLMQLIESGNVEMILAAIRTLSGMCTGHRARATAIIHTVGIDKLCSIMAMDNEEIALATCNLFQSIYDSLSGADNRVYGKEEALVLDSSKDLKTILLKLLDMLVSKKVSGHGRDQALNLLSKTVPRKDKKNHDHSKSLFTIDHGLKKILKVCGQVPELPDQLPMTENTQLIASVLLNKLYDDLRCDPERDNFRDICDEYIKGKFDPNDMDKNIHAMNALSGLLQGPFEVGNILVGHQGVMEMMVALCGSEREVDQLVAIEALIHASTKMSRASFIITNGVSLLKDIYKKTKNERIKIRALVGLCKLGSAGGDDYSMRQFAEGSTEKLAKQCRKWLCNPTLDVRTRKWAIEGLAYLTNDADVKDDFVEDEPAMRAMFELAKSKDKTILYSVACTLVNCTNSYEKKEIIPELVQLAKFSKQHVPEQHPKDKKDFIDKRVKKLLKAGVISALAVMVRADSSILTDQTKEMLSRVFLALADDPKDRGLIVAHGGGKALIPLALEGTDTGKIKASHALAKIAAVSNPEIAFPGERIYEVVRPLVSLLNTERDGIQNYESLVSLTNLAALNEKLRVKILKEKALSEIENYMFEEHDQIRQAATECMCNLVSCKEVQQRYLEDGNDKLKLLILLCGEDDEKLQIAAAGGLAMITAAEKKLCVKMTKVTSQWLEILQRLCIHDNPQIQHRGMVIIFNMLEADADLAKKLMESEILEILTYYSKMEDNPKNQEGIDVARACLSKTMDLGLIKPFTQ, from the exons ATGGGAGAAATGGGAGATCCAGTCCAGCTGAAAGAAGAAGGCAACAAGCACTTCCAGGCAGGAGAGATTGACAAAGCAATTGAGTTCTACACAAAAGCCATCAAAGTCTGCAAGGAGAAAAATGCGCAGGCCGTCATCTACAGAAACCGAGCTGCCTGTTTCCTAAAGAAG GAAAACTATTCCAACGCTGCTTCAGATGCCACCAAAG CCATAGACGTGGATGCTTCTGACATCAAAGCTCTGTTCAGAAGATGTCAAGCATTAGAGAAACTGGGGAAACTGGACATGGCCTTTAAGGATGTCCAGAGATGTTCAACACTGGAACCTAAAAACAAGACTTTTCTGGAGACTCTCAGGAGACTTGGAGCACAGATCCAACAAAAG TTGAAGACCACCTTCTCAACAGACTCCAGAGTGCAGAATATGTTTGATATCTTGCTAAGTGATGAAACAGATAAAGATAAGAAAGAAAAG GCAGCTAACAACCTGATTGTCCTGGCTCGAGATGATGCCGGCTGTGAGAGAATCTTCCAGAACAACGGAGTGGCTCTGCTCATGCAGCTCATTGAGTCTGGGAATGTTGAGATGATCCTGGCTGCCATACGGACCTTGTCTGGAATGTGTACAGGCCACCGAGCGAGG GCCACTGCCATCATCCACACGGTAGGAATTGACAAGCTGTGTAGTATTATGGCCATGGACAATGAGGAGATTGCTCTGGCAACCTGCAACCTATTCCAGTCCATCTATGACTCCCTGTCTGGGGCAGACAACAGAGTTTATGGCAAAGAGGAGGCCCTTGTCCTTG ACTCAAGCAAAGACTTGAAGACTATACTGCTGAAACTGCTGGACATGCTGGTCAGTAAGAAGGTGTCAGGACATGGACGAGACCAGGCTCTTAACCTGCTTAGTAAAACTGTGCccagaaaagacaagaaaaatcaTGATCACTCCAAGAGCTTATTTACGATTGATCACG GCCTGAAGAAGATTCTGAAGGTGTGCGGTCAGGTACCCGAGCTGCCCGACCAATTGCCCATGACTGAGAATACGCAGCTTATTGCCAGCGTGCTTCTTAACAAGCTTTATGATGACCTTCGATGCGATCCTGAAAGGGACAACTTCAGAGACATCTGTGATGAATACATCAA GGGCAAATTTGATCCCAACGACATGGACAAAAACATCCATGCTATGAATGCTTTATCAGGCTTGTTGCAGGGGCCCTTTGAAGTAGGAAATATTCTTGTGGGCCATCAAGGAGTAATGGAAATGATGGTTGCTCTGTGTGGTTCTGAGAGAGAAGTGGATCAGCTTGTGGCCATAGAAGCTCTCATTCATGCATCCACCAAAATGAGTAGAGCTTCGTTCATCATCACCAATGGGGTGTCTTTGCTTAAAGACATCTACAAGAAGACCAAAAATGAGAGGATCAAGATTAGAGCACTTGTG GGTTTGTGTAAACTGGGCTCAGCCGGAGGTGATGATTATAGCATGAGACAGTTTGCTGAGGGCTCCACTGAAAAACTGGCCAAGCAGTGCAGAAA ATGGCTGTGCAACCCGACTCTTGACGTTCGCACCCGCAAATGGGCGATCGAGGGTTTAGCGTACCTGACCAATGATGCTGATGTTAAAGATGACTTTGTTGAGGATGAACCAGCCATGAGAGCCATGTTTGAGCTTGCCAAG tcCAAAGATAAAACCATCCTGTATTCCGTCGCCTGTACACTGGTGAACTGCACCAACAGCTATGAGAAGAAAGAGATCATCCCAGAGTTGGTGCAGTTGGCCAAATTCTCAAAGCAGCATGTCCCTGAGCAGCACCCAAAG GACAAGAAGGATTTTATTGACAAAAGAGTAAAAAAGCTTTTGAAAGCTGGAGTGATATCAGCACTTGCAGTCATGGTCAGAGCAGACAGTTCCATTCTGACTGATCAAACCAAGGAAATGCTTTCAAG GGTATTCCTTGCTTTGGCTGACGATCCAAAAGATCGTGGATTGATTGTCGCCCACGGTGGCGGAAAG GCTCTGATTCCTTTGGCCCTAGAGGGAACAGACACTGGAAAAATAAAGGCCTCTCATGCATTGGCTAAAATTGCAGCTGTCTCCAACCCTGAAATTGCCTTCCCTGGTGAGAGG ATATATGAAGTTGTGCGACCACTGGTGTCCCTACTGAACACAGAAAGAGACGGCATTCAGAACTATGAGTCGTTAGTGAGTCTCACTAATTTGGCTGCATTAAACGAGAAACTTCG AGTGAAAATCCTGAAAGAGAAGGCCCTTTCAGAGATTGAGAACTATATGTTTGAGGAGCATGACCAGATCAGACAGGCCGCTACAGAGTGCATGTGCAACCTTGTGAGCTGTAAAGAG GTTCAGCAGAGGTATCTTGAAGATGGTAATGACAAGCTCAAGCTGCTCATACTGCTTTGTGGTGAGGATGATGAAAAGCTACAGATAGCAGCAGCTGGTGGATTGGCAATGATCACAGCAGCTGAGAAAAAGCTGTGTGTCAAGATGACCAAAGTG ACTAGTCAGTGGCTTGAGATCCTTCAGAGGCTGTGCATCCATGACAATCCTCAAATCCAGCATCGTGGTATGGTGATCATCTTCAACATGCTGGAAGCTGATGCAGATTTGGCTAAGAAGCTGATGGAGTCTGAGATATTGGAGATCCTTACCTACTATAGCAAAATGGAAGACAATCCCAAGAACCAGGAGGGAATTGATGTAGCACGTGCATGCCTGTCCAAAACCATGGATCTTGGACTTATCAAGCCATTCACACAATAA
- the kif2a gene encoding kinesin-like protein KIF2A → MAVNFGRIVVGIYVEIKRSDGRIHQAMVTSLNEDNESVTVEWIENGDTKGKEIDLESIFSLNPDVAPEEEISLSPVTPPPPTPTSMKVNKIPKNRRTIAPGRAEIPPRDNKVVSTRARPGQQQPESALPPPAQLPAQPAQTQTQQSQQQQQNARRKSNCVKEVEKLQEKRERRRLQQQELREKRAQEVDTTVPNYEIMQMIRDFRASLDYRPLTTADLIEEHRICVCVRKRPLNKKELTAKELDVITIPSKDVVMVHEPKQKVDLTRYLENQTFRFDYAFDDSTSNEMVYRFTARPLVETIFERGMATCFAYGQTGSGKTHTMGGDFSGKNQDCSKGIYALAARDVFLMLKKPNYKKLDLQVYATFFEIYSGKVFDLLNRKAKLRVLEDGKQQVQVVGLQESEVRCTEDVLKLIEVGNSCRTSGQTSANAHSSRSHAVFQIILRRKSKMHGKFSLIDLAGNERGADTSSADRQTRLEGAEINKSLLALKECIRALGRNKPHTPFRASKLTQVLRDSFIGENSRTCMIATISPGMASCENTLNTLRYANRVKELTVDPNTMAEGVRPNINAINQLDIMEEEWELSSSPQRDDLKLLCEQNEEEVSPQLFTFHEVVSQLVEMEEQVLEDHRAVFQESIRWLEDEKVLLEMTEEVDYDVDTYSSQLEQILDQKIDVLIELRDKVRSFRSALQDEEQASKQINPKRPRAL, encoded by the exons ATGGCGGTAAACTTCGGCAGAATTGTCGTGGGGATATATGTGGAGATAAAACGGAGTGACG gGCGAATACATCAGGCCATGGTAACATCTTTAAATGAAGATAACGAAAGTGTTACTGTGGAGTGGATTGAAAATGGAGACACAAAAGGAAAAGAG ATTGATCTAGAAAGTATATTTTCACTAAACCCAGATGTTGCTCCCGAAGAGGAGATCTCTCTGAGCCCTGTAACACCACCTCCTCCCACACCTACTTCTATGAAGGTCAACAAGATCCCCAAG AATCGAAGGACTATTGCTCCTGGAAGAGCTGAGATTCCACCCAGAGACAATAAAG TTGTATCAACACGGGCGCGTCCTGGCCAGCAGCAACCAGAGTCAGCCCTCCCTCCACCTGCTCAGCTACCAGCCCAACCTGCACAGACCCAAACACAGCAGAgccaacaacagcagcagaatG CGAGGAGGAAGTCCAACTGTGTAAAGGAGGTGGAGAAACTgcaagagaagagagagaggcggCGATTGCAGCAGCAAGAGCTGAGGGAAAAGAGAGCCCAG GAGGTGGACACTACAGTCCCCAATTATGAAATAATGCAGATGATCAGAGACTTTAGGGCAAGCCTAGATTACAGACCACTAACCACAGCTGATTTA ATTGAAGAACACAGAATATGCGTTTGTGTGAGGAAGCGTCCTCTTAACAAAAAAG AGCTCACTGCAAAGGAGCTAGATGTTATCACCATCCCCAGTAAAGATGTTGTCATGGTCCATGAGCCTAAGCAGAAAGTGGACCTCACCCGATACCTAGAGAATCAAACCTTTCGCTTCGATTATGCCTTTGATGACAGTACATCAAATGAAATGGTTTACAG GTTTACAGCAAGACCTTTGGTGGAAACCATCTTTGAGAGAGGAATGGCTACATGCTTTGCGTACGGTCAAACTggaagtggaaaaacacac ACAATGGGTGGAGATTTTTCAGGAAAGAACCAGGATTGTTCAAAAGGAATCTATGCTTTAGCTG CTCGTGATGTTTTTCTTATGTTGAAGAAACCTAACTACAAGAAATTGGATCTTCAAGTCTACGCAACCTTCTTTGAAATTTACAGTGGAAAG GTGTTTGACTTGCTGAACCGTAAAGCAAAGTTGCGCGTACTGGAGGATGGCAAACAGCAGGTTCAGGTTGTTGGGCTGCAGGAGAGTGAGGTCAGGTGTACTGAAGATGTTCTCAAGCTCATTGAGGTTGGAAACAGCTGCAG AACGTCAGGACAGACTTCTGCCAACGCTCACTCGTCCCGCAGCCATGCTGTCTTTCAGATCATTCTGCGAAGGAAGAGTAAGATGCATGGCAAGTTTTCACTGATTGACCTGGCAGGGAATGAGCGTGGTGCTGATACGTCCAGTGCTGACCGGCAAACACGACTTGAAGGAGCAGAGATCAACAAGAGCCTACTTGCACTGAAG GAGTGCATTCGAGCCCTGGGGCGGAACAAGCCGCACACACCGTTCAGAGCCAGCAAACTTACACAAGTCCTCAGAGACTCCTTCATCGGAGAGAACTCGCGGACATGCATG ATTGCCACCATCTCTCCAGGAATGGCTTCATGTGAGAACACACTGAATACACTGCGATATGCCAACAG AGTGAAGGAGCTGACCGTAGACCCGAACACAATGGCCGAAGGAGTCCGACCCAACATCAACGCCATCAACCAGTTGGACATCATGGAGGAGGAGTGGGAGCTAAGCAGCTCCCCTCAGAGAGATGACCTTAAGCTGCTCTGTGAACAGAAT GAAGAGGAAGTGTCTCCTCAGCTCTTTACCTTTCATGAGGTGGTGTCCCAGCTAGTGGAGATGGAGGAGCAGGTACTGGAGGACCACCGAGCAGTGTTTCAG GAGTCAATTAGGTGGCTGGAGGATGAAAAGGTTCTGCTAGAGATGACCGAGGAGGTGGATTATGACGTAGACACCTACTCCTCCCAGCTGGAGCAAATACTCGACCAAAAGATTGATGTCCTGATTGAGCTCAGAG ATAAAGTGAGGTCGTTTCGCTCAGCCCTGCAGGACGAGGAACAAGCCAGTAAGCAGATCAATCCCAAGAGGCCACGAGCTCTGTAG
- the dimt1l gene encoding probable dimethyladenosine transferase — protein MPKVKAEKKTRQHQDVKSQGIMFNTGIGQHILKNPLVVNGIIEKAALRPTDVVLEVGPGTGNMTVKLLEKAKKVVACELDTRLVAELQKRVQCTPMQTKLQILVGDVLKTELPFFDVCVANLPYQISSPFVFKLLLHRPFFRCAVLMFQREFAMRLVAKPGDKLYCRLSINTQLLARVDHLMKVGKNNFRPPPKVESSVVRIEPKNPPPPINFQEWDGLVRIAFVRKNKTLNAAFKSTAVEQLLEKNYRIHCSMHNIEVPEDFSIIQKIEGVLQEAGFSEKRARSMDIDDFMVLLHAFNSAGIHFS, from the exons ATGCCTAAAGTTAAAGCGGAAAAGAAAACGCGACAACACCAAGACGTGAAAAGTCAAG GAATCATGTTCAACACTGGTATCGGGCAGCATATTCTGAAAAATCCCCTGGTGGTTAATGGCATTATTGAGAAG GCAGCCTTGAGACCTACAGATGTGGTCCTGGAGGTCGGTCCTGGAACTGGAAACATGACCGTAAAACTTCTGGAAAAGGCCAAAAAA GTAGTCGCATGTGAGCTGGACACGAGGCTTGTAGCTGAACTTCAGAAACGAGTGCAGTGCAC GCCGATGCAGACAAAGTTACAGATTTTGGTTGGTGACGTTTTGAAGACTGAACTGCCattttttgatgtgtgtgtagcaaATTTACCCTATCAG ATATCATCACCATTTGTCTTCAAGCTACTTCTTCACAGACCTTTCTTCAG atGTGCAGTGCTGATGTTCCAGAGAGAGTTTGCTATGCGGTTGGTGGCGAAGCCTGGAGATAAACTCTACTGCAGACTATCAATCAACACACAACTACTGGCAAGAGTGGACCACCTCATGAAG GTTGGAAAAAACAATTTCAGACCTCCTCCTAAAGTGGAATCTAGTGTGGTCAGGATAGAGCCAAAAAATCCACCACCACCCATCAATTTTCAG GAATGGGACGGTCTTGTCAGAATTGCGTTTGTAAGAAAGAACAAAACTCTGAACGCAGCCTTCAA GTCTACTGCTGTTGAGCAGCTTTTGGAGAAGAACTACAGAATTCACTGCTCCATGCACAACATA GAAGTACCAGAGGACTTCAGCATTATCCAGAAAATTGAGGGCGTTCTACAGGAAGCTGGGTTTAGTGAAAAACGGGCAAGATCGATGGACATAGATGACTTCATGGT ATTACTTCATGCGTTCAACTCTGCTGGGATCCACTTTTCATGA
- the pola2 gene encoding DNA polymerase alpha subunit B: MAVVTAGDLKLELETFDIVCDEEAVLDRMLEQCMCHRIEGQDIVNEWVAFSTTKGQLKLSLNNLETFEHEVLNKKQKTKGSSKNKFSTNTRDVYSIQDLIKAEEEEENLLESYSTPGKGSQKRALTTPEHPKSKRSVAHLASSGLLLSPTSFSPCATPSQKYSMRSARGEVVATFGAVQGPRWTGKGQTAAHVELLEGHEDSLTSSYKYMFQRLRDVRAVLTEKIDLLGEELKSHFNIEEFSPVSLPAQDTISVLGQVCCDSNGKLNAQSVLLEASQEHGARQVPVDVSELKDYSLFPGQVVIMEGMNTSGSRFVASKLYEGVPLPFYSCPALKQEMNEVSESVMVLVACGPYTPSDSLAYDPLIDLINIINKDRPDVCILLGPFVDSKHEQIEKVQVTETFETIFTKCIDSIVDGTRGTGCKLVFVPSQRDVHHHYIYPQPPFTLPDLRKDDAQRVTLAPDPCTLLIGGVTFGMTSTDILFYMGAEEISCATGSDRFSRIMKHMLTQRSYYPLYPPAEEVNMDYERFQQYGQLPLTPDILIIPSELRYFIKDVIGCVCINPARLTKGQVGGTYGRLLIQQNPVQEEGKRLSPCIAAQVVKI, encoded by the exons ATGGCTGTGGTGACCGCTGGGGACTTGAAACTGGAGCTGGAGACGTTTGATATTGTCTGTGATGAGGAGGCAGTGCTGGACAGaa tgctggAGCAGTGTATGTGCCACAGGATAGAGGGGCAGGATATTGTGAACGAATGGGTCGCTTTCAGCACCACTAAAGGCCAGTTAAAGCTCAGCCTCAACAACCTGGAGACCTTCGAGCATGAG gtgttgaataaaaagcagaaaaccAAAGGCTCATCAAAGAACAAGTTCAGCACCAATACCAGAGATGTTTACTCCATCCAGGACCT AATCAAAgcagaagaggaggaagagaatttattagagtCCTACTCAACACCAGGGAAG gGTTCTCAGAAACGTGCTCTCACCACTCCAGAACATCCTAAGTCTAAACGCAGTGTTGCTCATCTGGCTAGTTCAGGTCTGCTGTTGTCTCCTACCAGCTTCTCACCATG tgcaactccttCTCAGAAGTACAGCATGCGCAGTGCACGTGGGGAGGTGGTGGCTACATTCGGTGCTGTGCAGGGTCCGCGTTGGACAGGAAAGGGACAGACTGCAGCGCATGTGGAGCTCCTCGAGGGCCATGAAGACTCACTCACTAGCTCTTATAAATACATGTTCCAGAGGCTCAGAGATGTACGAGCTG TTCTGACTGAGAAGATTGACTTGCTGGGGGAGGAGCTAAAGTCACACTTCAATATAGAAGAGTTTTCTCCAGTCTCACTTCCTGCTCAG GACACTATATCTGTGTTAGGTCAGGTGTGCTGTGACAGTAACGGGAAGCTGAATGCTCAGTCTGTGCTGTTGGAGGCGAGTCAGGAACACGGGGCCAGACAGGTGCCTGTAGATGTGTCCGAGCTCAAAGACTACTCGCTCTTTCCGGGACAg GTCGTCATTATGGAAGGCATGAACACTTCCGGTTCGAGGTTTGTTGCTTCCAAACTCTATGAG GGTGTCCCATTACCTTTTTACTCCTGTCCTGCACTGAAGCAGGAAATGAACGAAG tCTCAGAGTCTGTGATGGTGTTAGTGGCCTGTGGGCCATACACCCCTTCTGACAGTTTGGCGTACGACCCTCTGATTGACCTgattaatatcattaataaaGATCGTCCTGATGTCTGCATTCTG CTCGGACCGTTTGTTGATTCCAAGCATGAGCAGATTGAG AAAGTTCAGGTGACAGAAACATTTGAAACCATCTTTACCAAATGTATAGACAGCATCGTGGATGGAACCAGAGG GACGGGCTGTAAGTTGGTCTTTGTTCCATCTCAGCGAGATGTACATCACCATTACATTTATCCCCAACCTCCTTTCACACTCCCAGACCTGAGGAAAGATGATGCTCAG CGAGTGACCTTAGCCCCTGATCCCTGCACACTCCTGATTGGTGGTGTGACCTTTGGTATGACCTCTACAGACATCCTGTTTTACATGGGAGCTGAGGAAATTAGCTG TGCCACAGGCTCTGACCGATTCTCACGGATCATGAAGCACATGCTAACCCAGAGGAG CTATTACCCACTGTATCCCCCTGCCGAAGAGGTCAATATGGATTATGAAAGGTTTCAGCAGTATGGCCAGCTGCCCCTCACTCCTGATATTCTCATCATCCCTTCAGAGCTGCGCTATTTCATCAAG GATGTTATTGGCTGTGTGTGCATCAATCCTGCACGTCTGACCAAAGGGCAGGTAGGAGGAACATATGGACGGTTACTGATCCAGCAGAATCCAGTGcaagaagaaggaaagagatTGAGCCCTTGCATAGCAGCACAGGTGGTGAAAATATAA
- the cenph gene encoding centromere protein H, protein MDSDDIDPVAVSDHLPSSISPVHLLRMKNIMSNQCFDMNIKANMNKLKSSETLDAEADLSKYEKEIEEARTSHFNKTLALNRMQVWNAIIEKLIQDNAEAPSMKAIIDENADLCEKALKVIKETRELQDQITDIQKERLELKGLIKNKMQEINALKQMGETHGKAQKQAMQRAEEILQKYKRIATISQNVLRGIILASRVNWIDDPKLRDIAMGLESIPN, encoded by the exons atGGATTCTGATGATATTGATCCTGTTGCCGTGAGCGATCATCTTCCATCATCTATTTCACCTGTACATTTACTAAG GATGAAAAATATAATGTCCAACCAGTGCTTTGACATGAATATTAAGGCCAATATGA ACAAACTCAAGTCTTCTGAAACACTGGATGCTGAAGCAGATCT GTccaaatatgaaaaagaaattgAAGAGGCGAGAACGTCACATTTCAACAAAACACTGGCCCTCAACAG GATGCAGGTTTGGAACGCCATCATCGAGAAACTGATACAGGATAATGCAGAAGCACC GTCTATGAAGGCTATTATTGATGAAAATGCAGACCTCTGTGAAAAGGCATTAAAGGTTATAAAG GAAACTCGAGAACTTCAGGACCAAATCACAGATATTCAAAAGGAGAGACTTG AGCTGAAAGGTCTCATTAAGAACAAAATGCAGGAGATTAATGCACTGAAACAGATGGGAGAGACTCACGGCAAGGCACAGAAGCAGGCCATGCAAAGAGCTGAGGAAATCCTACAGAAGTACAAAAGGATCGCTACCATTTCACAAAATGTCCTTcga GGAATCATCCTTGCGAGCAGGGTAAACTGGATCGATGATCCTAAACTGAGAGACATTGCAATGGGGTTGGAGAGCATCCCTAACTGA
- the kgd4 gene encoding 28S ribosomal protein S36, mitochondrial, translated as MGNKVSTGKMAAASRVVQVVRPHAPLIKFPNRQDFPKPNVHEALKLIISNTPHTPAPAAVQSATSPPKPAGQVSRLAGTPDNISIVKEFPQRYRRRVLTLEEMDYIQRGGPE; from the exons ATGGGAAATAAAGTGAGCACTGGCAAGATGGCTGCCGCCAGTAGGGTCGTGCAG GTTGTGCGACCTCATGCACCACTTATCAAATTTCCAAATCGGCAGGACTTTCCCAAGCCTAACG TGCATGAAGCACTAAAGCTGATCATCTCcaacaccccacacacccctgcACCAGCAGCAGTACAGTCAGCTACATCACCTCCAAAACCTGCAGGACAAGTGAGTCGACTCGCTGGCACACCGGACAACATCTCTATAGTGAAAGAGTTTCCACAGAGATACCGGCGACGAGTCCTCACACTCGAGGAGATGGACTACATTCAG CGCGGCGGACCTGAGTGA